A window of Glycine soja cultivar W05 chromosome 13, ASM419377v2, whole genome shotgun sequence genomic DNA:
aattattttaggaaaaatagttttatttacgTCAACCTAAGAAAGAAAGgagagaaagggaaaaaaatgtcAATCATCTGCTAACAAAAACTAGCCATTAacatttgattataaaaaagaaatgtccgtcttaaatttaacattttttagagaaaaaaaaaaggaaatacttAAACTTTTATAGGTTGTTTTTGCTGGATTTTAACTTTTACAGTCTTTACCTTTTTGTTTTGGGCggtaaaaaaatccaaaataaataagtagGGTTTATGTTAGGGTTTTCATTCCTTCCCTTGGTGGTGTGGGACAGCGAACAGAGTAGTATGGATCCCGACGGCGTGGTCGCGGCGGAGGCGCTTATGGCGTCGGGTCGGAGTTCGGAGAAGCTGAGCCTTCCATCACTCCAATCCAAAATGAAGTGCGATCCCGAAGGCTACGAATCGGAGCTACTGCTTCTCTACAACCAATTCAATTCCTCGCTCGAACTCTTTCAGAAACAAGCCGCCATGAACTTCACCTCCATCTCCGGCATCGGCAGCGACCCCACCGTCGCCAAGGACCTCGGCGACAGGGCCATGTTCCTCGCCCACGTCACTCCTTTCTACCCCAAACACCTCGCCGATTTCCCCAAAAAACTCGCCGATTTGCTCCGCTGCGCCGCCCGCACGCTGCCTTCCGGCCTTCGCTGCCACCTCGCTCACGCGCTCATTCTCTTATCCAATCGAAAGGTTTGAATTCGTGAAAAAAGTAGTGTCGTGGTTCGATTTGTGATGTTGCATTCGATTCAATTTCGTTCCGTGAAAGTAGTGTTAGTGGTTTTGATGTTACattcaattcaattttgttTCGTGAAAGAATGTAGTGTCGTGGTTTGATTTGATGTTGCATTCGATTTGATTTCGTTCCGTGAAAGTAATGGTGTTGTTTTTAAGTTACATTCTATTATTTCGTGAAAGAAAGTAGTGTTGTCGTTGGATTTGATgttgtatttgattttatttctgTGTAGATTGTTGACATTGGAGAAACGCTGTCGTTGTTCATGGAGCTTCAAACCCTAGGTGACAGAGTGCTCAAGAAGTTGGCgtttgatcatgttgttcatagTATAAGGCGTATGAACCAAAAGCATAAGAACGAAGCTAAGAACAGAGCGCTTCAGAATGTCTTGTTTGACTTGCTTCAGGTTTGTCAATCTTTTgcttttattattatctatGGTATTTTGCGTGCAAGTTtggttttgataaaaaaaatttactacaaGTGGTTTAACACACAAAGCAAACTAATCTAAACACACAATTCTTCTAAGTTGTGAATGAATTTTGTGTATTTGAATAGAAAGAGGCTGAAGAGCCGGCCAAGAGGGCACTCGTGACTCTGTGTGAGCTTCACAGGAGAAAAGTGTGGTTTGATGAGAGAACAGCAAATGCAATCTGTACTGCTTCCTTCCATCCAACatctaggttttttttttcctttgttctgTGTTGTATTTGTTGTTGGGTTACTGTTGCAAAAGTTATCATAGGCCTAATGGTTGTGAGTTTTTATCTGTCTCTCAGGATTATGATAGCAACTTTATCATTTCTGCTTGATTATGAGAAGATTCAAGATGATGACGACAGTGATAATTCAGACAGTGATGATGAAAAGACGGAATCACCTCAAGTTGTCCTTAGCAGGGAGACAGTTTATAAGGTGAGGTCAAGTGATAACTGTTTAATTAACCGTAACATTGTGTTATATTTTAATCAGTGgctttcatatatattttgatgGGCCTCCCATCAAGTTATAtcacagaagaagaaaaaagaacccAGGTAAAATAGGAAATGACATGGAAATTTGTCGATAGAAGTCTGTTACTAGTGGAGGGAATTCTGTTATGTTGGATCCTAATCAAGGCAGCAAGGGGGGAGGAATGGGAGATGTGAAGGGGAACGTGAATATGAGAGAGAAAGGATAGGAGTGGAGGGGGGAGGGGGGAGGCAATCACTGGGGTAATTGTTGGGGTAGCTGTTGTGTTGCTACATGGAAAAGAAATTTTCTTCTCTGATTTATTTTTGCTCAGAACTTTTCTTATTTCTGCTACATATTTCCTTGGTACTTAGAGCTTTGTTCTCTGAAATTTACCTATTAGCCCCATAGTAAATTGCTCTTAATTGATGGTAATTGTTGGTCATTCTTACAAAATTTTAGGCAAGCCACCAAGGTACAGCagcaagcaaaaagaaaaagaaagcaaaactaCAACGTGCAATACGCAGCATGAAAAGGCATCAGCGTGTATCATCTGATAGGAGCAAAAACAGTTATTATTCACCACTTAACCATCTGAAAGATGCTCAGGTTTGTAAAATTTTCTATCAACATCGGAGATACATTTTGGGTTTGAGTTTTGTTTTATCAACCCAACATCTTGATTCCATATGATCTACAGGGTTTTGCTGAGAAGCTGTTCTCACGTCTTAGGAGTTGTAATGAACGATTTGAGGTGCATActctaattaaattcttaaaaaagaaGACTTGCAATTCCTTTTCAAATCTTCTTGTGGTTATTCAGAAGTACATTTATTTGGTTTTACAATTACCCTCTGTAATTTTTaggtaaagatgatgatcttgaAATTAATTGCTCGAACAGTTGGACTTCACCAGTTAATATTGCTAGAGTTCTATTCTTTTCTTCAGAAATATATTCAGGTATCATTTGATAAGTTTGGTGAAATTTGGTATTCTGTTTATAACTGAAGTGTGACAATTGTGATATATGCATTGTGCAATCAGCCACATCAACGAGACATTACAAATTTGCTTGCAGCAGTGGTTCAGGCTTGCCATGATATGGTATAGTATGATTGTGATTTGTTTTCAATcagttttatttataattaattattaatagctttttcattcaaaaagcTGACTGTTTAGTAGATATAAAGCATGTCGTTCTCGTATGTTTTTATCTGTATCCTATCTCATTCAATGTGTTATTTGGATTCAGGTTCCTCCTGATGCAGTTGAACCCTTGttcaaacaaatagtaaatCAATTTGTACATGACCGTTCACGTCCAGAGGTAATTTTTCGGGGATGACTAACATTGCATATGTtgctacattttttattttttttattgtagggACACTCAGGTTTGCTTTGTTGATGAATTTGGTTGGTAATTTTTAGGCTATTACTGTTGGAATAAATGCAGTCAGGGAGATATGCATGCGCATGCCATTGGTAACTACTGCAATCTCATCACCCTTTAGACATCTGCATCTTACTCATTTatgctttttgcaaaatatatatCGTGTGCCACCACTAAGGCTGGTTAACTTGTAATTCAAACTATGTCACTGAAATGGTGTACGGGTTTGATTCCTACTAGTGTCCCATAATTGGTAGGTCATCCATGAGTGAGCACCTTGTTTAGTAGGCTTGTGTCATGGATCTTGGAATGGGACAACCTCATTTGCTGCTAAATTTTTATAACCAATAtcctgtgtttttttttttttttagttcccTAACCCCTTTTTTTGTGCTATtctcatattttgattttggacTGTAGTTAATGAATGAAGACTTGCTACAAGACCTTGCGCTATATAAGAAGTCACGTGAGAAGGCAGTTTCAATAGCAGCTCGATCTCTGATTGGGTTATTCAGAGAGGTAGTTACCCCTGGCTCCTTTATGAGGGGATGTCTTCTTGTGTGCTTAAGCACAATAGCATGCTCATCacaacatttaattaatttgttcattTGCAGGTTTGCCCCTCACTGCTAGTTAAGAAGGACCGTGGGCGGCCTATTGACCCTAAGGCAAGACCAAAGGCCTATGGAGAGCAGAATGTTGCGACTGACGTTCCTGATGTTGAGTTATTGCAGATGGCTATTGACAATGATGATGAGCAGGAGAGTGATCATTCTGATGGTTCTGCATGCAGTGTCTCTGACAATGACCAGGAAAATGATTTGATGAGTATAAATGATGACGATGACAATGATGATGAGAACCAGTTATGCAGTGATGATCCTGAAAGTGATGATGAAGCCAAAGATAGTGATGTTATATCAGACGATGACGACGAGAGAAGTTCTGATGACGAAGCTGATGTTAGTGATGCTGATGAAGTTAAGGGGGATGACATTGAAGACAATGAACAAGCTGATGGAGAGGATAGTGATGTTTCAGAACATGAAGAAGATGGTGATCTGCATTCTTTAAGTGATGATGGACTTGTGACAAAAAGTACAATGAAAGACTCAGCAAAAAAGAGGAAGTTTACTGATTTTAATGGTCAACTGATAGCTGCTGATACAAGTCTCCGGGCTCTGAAGAAATTAGCTGGGAGACAAATGGGGGATGTCATACCAGAATCTAACGACGGAATTCTTTCTAACGAAGACTTCAAGAGGATCAAAGAACTGAAGGTTTGTTTGGCTTATTCAGTACCTTTCAATTTCTAACATTTGTAGCTTTTTTTTCTGttgaatttatttatgtaatttataggCAAAAAGTGAGGCAAAAAATGCGTTGGCTCAGCAAGGGCTAGCGAAGTCAGCTGCAACTAAGGTTCCAAGCTCTGGTCAACTAAATCTAAAGCGAGTGGATGGTACCATGCTTGAAGTAAGTAGCTTTAGTTCTGTAAATTATTTCATTCCAAAAGGAAGAAATACAAGCCTTTGTTTAAATGAGAAACATTTCTAGATTTtctttaaaacaatattttgtatttcttGTATACGTCAGTAATCAAATTTATATTATGCACCTTCTAAGGCTCACATAAGGAAAAAGTTGAACAAGGATGAAAGGTTGGCATTGGTTAGAGCAGGAAGGGAGGAAAGAGGAAAATACCAAGCTCGAACTGCTGTGAAACAGAATAAGGTATGTCGTTTgctctttttaaaaatatactttgGTTATGACTTGTGACAAAAGTTAAATTAACAAACAATTCTGCAGTACTTGAACTACTCACTTGACCTTAACATACttcaataaagtttttttaacttctaaatTGTATAAATTCGAATTTGAAAGTGGATAGAAGAGCATATTGTATAATGATCTTGCTGTTTGATTGTAATCAAATCCAATGAACAAGTGTTATTTCCTGTGAACAGACGGGTGGGTTAAGCAACAGACAAAAGGAACACAAGAAGAAAATGCCCTTGGCTGCAAAGAGAGATAAGGTATCAAGAACTCGGAtagagaaaaagaggaaaaatcaGCGATCTGGCAAACAGTTCCGTGGAAAGAAAGCGTGGAAGCAATAAATATGGACTGAGATTTTTGTTAACGAATCCTTTTCaagcattatttatttattattattgttgttcccAATCTCATTTCCGTCCGCAACCGGTAGATGATGGTAATGGTTGTTTCTTTGTTACAGCGTTTCGTTAATAGAAAATTTTCTCTTTCCCATTTCATCGGCATAATCCGCATGACAAGAAAACTCCCgacaaatattattcaatgtgAAAAATGATCATGTTTATTACGATAATATAGCATGTTAATATTAGAATTTGTGCTGTCAAATAATCACaataagtttgttaatttttatatt
This region includes:
- the LOC114382187 gene encoding protein SDA1 homolog, with amino-acid sequence MDPDGVVAAEALMASGRSSEKLSLPSLQSKMKCDPEGYESELLLLYNQFNSSLELFQKQAAMNFTSISGIGSDPTVAKDLGDRAMFLAHVTPFYPKHLADFPKKLADLLRCAARTLPSGLRCHLAHALILLSNRKIVDIGETLSLFMELQTLGDRVLKKLAFDHVVHSIRRMNQKHKNEAKNRALQNVLFDLLQKEAEEPAKRALVTLCELHRRKVWFDERTANAICTASFHPTSRIMIATLSFLLDYEKIQDDDDSDNSDSDDEKTESPQVVLSRETVYKASHQGTAASKKKKKAKLQRAIRSMKRHQRVSSDRSKNSYYSPLNHLKDAQGFAEKLFSRLRSCNERFEVKMMILKLIARTVGLHQLILLEFYSFLQKYIQPHQRDITNLLAAVVQACHDMVPPDAVEPLFKQIVNQFVHDRSRPEAITVGINAVREICMRMPLLMNEDLLQDLALYKKSREKAVSIAARSLIGLFREVCPSLLVKKDRGRPIDPKARPKAYGEQNVATDVPDVELLQMAIDNDDEQESDHSDGSACSVSDNDQENDLMSINDDDDNDDENQLCSDDPESDDEAKDSDVISDDDDERSSDDEADVSDADEVKGDDIEDNEQADGEDSDVSEHEEDGDLHSLSDDGLVTKSTMKDSAKKRKFTDFNGQLIAADTSLRALKKLAGRQMGDVIPESNDGILSNEDFKRIKELKAKSEAKNALAQQGLAKSAATKVPSSGQLNLKRVDGTMLEAHIRKKLNKDERLALVRAGREERGKYQARTAVKQNKTGGLSNRQKEHKKKMPLAAKRDKVSRTRIEKKRKNQRSGKQFRGKKAWKQ